The proteins below come from a single Malus domestica chromosome 03, GDT2T_hap1 genomic window:
- the LOC103430057 gene encoding myosin-2 isoform X2, with protein MMVSASPSMIARSSLEEMLDSLRRRDEGEKPKELPPALPARPPSRARLPSARRSLPNNFRVEGAERSLECLPSMNKRKDGDLGFKTSNFGVKKTENDQNVESPYGRSLKDCRMKPEQKIAKSDCDDNIGYFIKKKLHVWCRLPGGLWELGTIQSTSGDAALVSVSSGNVIKVCRVDLLPANPNVLEGVDDLIQLSYLNEPSVLYNLQCRYSQDMIYSKAGPVLIAINPFKDVQIYGEDFVTTYRRKLTDKPHVYAVADAAYDEMMADDVNQSIIISGESGAGKTETAKVAMQYLADLGSGSCGTEHANAILQTNCILEAFGNAKTCRNHNASRFGKLFDIHFSTAGKICGASIQTFFLDKSRVTQLQNGERSYHVFYQLCAGAPSTLKERLNLKRASEYKYLNQSDCLEIDGVDDARKFHMLMEALDVVRVCKEDQEHAFSLLAAVLWLGNISFQSIDNENHVEVLADEAVTIAAMLMGCSSQELILSLSTPEIHGSKDSIVKRLTLRQAVDARDALAKFIYVSLFDWLVEQINKSLAVGKCRTGRSISILDIHGFESFQKNSFEQMCINYANERLQQHFNRHLFKLEQEECELDGVDWTKVDFQDNRECLNLFEKKPFGLLSLLDEELNFPKANDLTLANKFKQHLNANSCFKAEKASSFSICHLAGEVLYDTSGFLDKNRDKLPSIFFQLLSSCSCRLLQLFTSKEFKQFQKPENYSCQMNALDPSKSSAGIEFKGQLFKLMHQLESSKPHFISCIKPNSKQLPGMYEVNLVLQQLRCCGVLEVVRISRSGYPTRMTHQEFAGRYGFLLLEDDLPQDPLSLSIAILKRFSVLPEMYQIGYTKVFLRTGQIASLEDKRKKVLRGIIGVQKYFRGHRARCHFDQLKEGVAKIQSNGLCENTGRKPGACETVDERQNLKRSHPENGKAKRKAGRKMSEVKDLPSDLAELQRRVLQAEATLVRKEEENAELQEQLQQFETRWSEYESKMKSMQDVWQKQMVSLQTSLAAARKSLGSANTAGQPVTLGSVSSARYDSEEATSMGSRTPGASTPLNGAGREANGSSNAVSNLLKEFEQRRQIFDDDAKALVEVKPGQSAANMNPEEDLRKLKHRFESWKKEYKARLRETKTKLHKIWHSEEEKRRRKWWGKIGSRAL; from the exons ATGATGGTTTCCGCGTCACCGTCGATGATAGCGAGGAGCTCATTGGAGGAAATGCTGGATTCGCTTCGGCGGAGAGATGAGGGCGAAAAGCCGAAGGAGTTGCCGCCGGCTTTGCCAGCTCGGCCACCTTCCAGGGCTCGGCTGCCATCAGCCCGCCGCTCTTTGCCCAACAACTTCAGGGTCGAAGGCGCAGAGCGCTCACTGGAGTGTTTGCCTAGTATGAACAAGAGAAAAGACGGGGACTTGGGGTTCAAGACAAGTAATTTTGGCGTGAAGAAGACGGAGAATGATCAAAATGTTGAGTCGCCATACGGCAGGTCACTGAAGGACTGTCGAATGAAGCCGGAGCAGAAGATTGCAAAGTCGGATTGCGATGACAACATTGGTTATTTCATCAAGAAG AAACTTCATGTTTGGTGTCGGCTACCTGGTGGGCTGTGGGAGTTAGGAACGATACAGTCAACTTCAGGGGACGCCGCCCTTGTTTCAGTCTCTAGTGGAAAT GTAATCAAAGTTTGCAGAGTTGATCTTTTACCTGCAAACCCAAATGTTCTCGAAGGTGTGGATGATCTTATCCAGCTTAGTTATTTGAATGAGCCTTCTGTACTTTACAATCTTCAATGTAGATATTCCCAGGATATGATTTAT AGCAAAGCTGGGCCAGTTTTGATTGCAATCAATCCTTTCAAAGATGTTCAAATTTATGGAGAAGATTTTGTCACAACTTATAGGCGGAAACTAACAGACAAACCTCATGTTTATGCTGTGGCAGACGCTGCTTATGATGAGATGATGGCAG ATGATGTAAATCAGTCCATAATCATAAG tggGGAAAGTGGAGCTGGGAAAACCGAGACAGCAAAAGTTGCAATGCAATACTTGGCTGATCTTGGTAGTGGCAGTTGTGGCACAGAGCATGCAAATGCAATCCTTCAGACCAATTGTATACTAGAAGCGTTTGGAAATGCAAAAACATGCAGAAATCACAATGCTAGTCGATTC GGGAAATTATTTGACATTCATTTTAGCACAGCAGGAAAAATATGTGGTGCTTCTATCCAAACAT TTTTTTTGGACAAG TCTAGAGTGACACAACTACAAAATGGTGAGAGGTCGTACCATGTCTTTTATCAACTCTGTGCTGGTGCTCCATCAACGCTAAAAG AGAGGCTAAACCTTAAAAGGGCTAGTGAGTACAAGTATCTTAATCAGAGTGATTGCTTGGAAATTGATGGTGTAGATGATGCGCGGAAGTTTCATATGCTCATG GAAGCGCTAGATGTTGTTCGAGTTTGTAAGGAAGATCAAGAACACGCGTTTTCATTGCTGGCTGCAGTGTTATGGCTGGGAAACATATCATTTCAATCAATTGACAATGAGAATCATGTAGAAGTGTTAGCTGATGAAG CTGTAACCATTGCTGCCATGCTGATGGGTTGTAGTTCTCAGGAACTGATTCTTTCCTTATCCACCCCCGAAATCCATGGTAGCAAGGATAGTATTGTCAAAAGATTGACACTGCGACAG GCAGTTGATGCAAGAGATGCATTGGCAAAATTTATCTATGTCAGCTTGTTTGACTGGCTTGTAGAACAAATTAACAAGTCACTTGCAGTGGGAAAATGCCGTACTGGGAGATCCATCAGTATACTTGATATTCACGGGTTTGAGTCATTCCAG AAGAACAGCTTTGAACAGATGTGCATTAATTATGCAAATGAAAGGCTGCAACAACATTTCAACCGACATTTATTTAAGCTTGAGCAGGAG GAATGTGAATTGGACGGGGTTGATTGGACTAAAGTTGATTTTCAAGACAACCGAGAATGCTTGAATCTGTTTGAGAAG AAACCTTTTGGGCTGCTATCCTTGTTGGATGAGGAATTGAACTTCCCCAAGGCAAATGATTTGACCCTTGCCAATAAATTTAAGCAACACTTGAATGCTAATTCTTGCTTCAAAGCAGAAAAAGCCAGCAGTTTCAGTATTTGTCATCTTGCTGGAGAG GTCCTATATGACACAAGTGGATTCTTGGACAAAAACAGAGATAAGTTGCCCTCTATTTTCTTCCAACTCCTGTCATCGTGCAGTTGCCGACTTCTGCAGTTGTTTACTTCCAAAGAGTTTAAGCAGTTCCAGAAACCAGAAAATTATTCGTGCCAGATGAATGCGTTGGACCCTTCAAAATCAAGCGCTGGTATTGAGTTCAAG GGTCAATTGTTTAAACTAATGCACCAGTTGGAGAGCAGCAAACCTCACTTCATTAGCTGCATAAAGCCAAACAGTAAGCAGCTTCCCGGCATGTATGAAGTAAACCTTGTTTTACAACAGCTCAGGTGTTGTGGAGTTTTGGAGGTTGTTAGGATATCACGATCTGGATATCCTACTAGAATGACACATCAAGAATTTGCTGGAAG GTATGGTTTTCTACTTTTGGAGGACGATTTACCTCAGGATCCATTAAGTCTATCCATTGCTATTCTAAAAAGATTCAGTGTCCTCCCTGAAATGTACCAAATTGGCTATACGAAAGTGTTTCTTAGAACGGGGCAG ATTGCATCGTTGGAGGATAAGCGAAAGAAAGTTCTGAGAGGAATAATTGGTGTCCAAAAATACTTCCGTGGTCACCGGGCTCGTTGTCACTTTGATCAACTTAAGGAAGGAGTCGCAAAGATACAATCAA ATGGTCTTTGTGAAAATACTGGAAGGAAACCAGGTGCTTGTGAAACTGTTGATGAGCGGCAAAATTTGAAGAGGTCACATCCTGAGAATGGGAAAGCTAAAAGGAAGGCCGGCAGGAAGATGTCAGAGGTGAAG GATTTGCCATCAGATTTGGCAGAGCTTCAAAGGCGGGTGCTTCAGGCTGAAGCAACTCTGGTGCGGAAGGAGGAGGAAAATGCTGAATTACAGGAGCAACTGCAACAATTTGAAACAAGATGGTCAGAATATGAATCAAAGATGAAATCGATGCAGGACGTGTGGCAGAAGCAGATGGTGTCTTTACAG ACGAGTCTTGCTGCGGCCAGAAAGAGTCTTGGATCTGCCAATACTGCTGGTCAACCTGTAACACTAGGTTCTGTTTCATCGGCCCGCTATGATTCTGAAGAAGCCACATCTATGGGATCTCGAACTCCTGGTGCAAGCACACCCCTCAATGGAGCAGGGCGTGAGGCTAATGGCAGCTCGAATGCAGTCAGCAATCTGTTGAAGGAATTTGAGCAGCGGAGACAGATATTCGATGATGATGCGAAAGCTCTGGTTGAGGTAAAACCTGGGCAGTCAGCTGCAAATATGAATCCTGAGGAAGATTTACGAAAACTTAAACACCGGTTTGAGTCCTGGAAGAAAGAGTACAAGGCAAGATTACGGGAGACAAAGACAAAGCTTCACAAAATTTGGCACTCAGAAGAGGAAAAACGGCGGAGAAAATGGTGGGGAAAGATAGGCTCAAGAGCATTGTAG
- the LOC103430057 gene encoding myosin-2 isoform X4 has protein sequence MMVSASPSMIARSSLEEMLDSLRRRDEGEKPKELPPALPARPPSRARLPSARRSLPNNFRVEGAERSLECLPSMNKRKDGDLGFKTSNFGVKKTENDQNVESPYGRSLKDCRMKPEQKIAKSDCDDNIGYFIKKKLHVWCRLPGGLWELGTIQSTSGDAALVSVSSGNVIKVCRVDLLPANPNVLEGVDDLIQLSYLNEPSVLYNLQCRYSQDMIYSKAGPVLIAINPFKDVQIYGEDFVTTYRRKLTDKPHVYAVADAAYDEMMADDVNQSIIISGESGAGKTETAKVAMQYLADLGSGSCGTEHANAILQTNCILEAFGNAKTCRNHNASRFGKLFDIHFSTAGKICGASIQTFFLDKSRVTQLQNGERSYHVFYQLCAGAPSTLKERLNLKRASEYKYLNQSDCLEIDGVDDARKFHMLMEALDVVRVCKEDQEHAFSLLAAVLWLGNISFQSIDNENHVEVLADEAVTIAAMLMGCSSQELILSLSTPEIHGSKDSIVKRLTLRQAVDARDALAKFIYVSLFDWLVEQINKSLAVGKCRTGRSISILDIHGFESFQKNSFEQMCINYANERLQQHFNRHLFKLEQEECELDGVDWTKVDFQDNRECLNLFEKKPFGLLSLLDEELNFPKANDLTLANKFKQHLNANSCFKAEKASSFSICHLAGEVLYDTSGFLDKNRDKLPSIFFQLLSSCSCRLLQLFTSKEFKQFQKPENYSCQMNALDPSKSSAGIEFKGQLFKLMHQLESSKPHFISCIKPNSKQLPGMYEVNLVLQQLRCCGVLEVVRISRSGYPTRMTHQEFAGRYGFLLLEDDLPQDPLSLSIAILKRFSVLPEMYQIGYTKVFLRTGQIASLEDKRKKVLRGIIGVQKYFRGHRARCHFDQLKEGVAKIQSNGLCENTGRKPGACETVDERQNLKRSHPENGKAKRKAGRKMSEDLPSDLAELQRRVLQAEATLVRKEEENAELQEQLQQFETRWSEYESKMKSMQDVWQKQMVSLQTSLAAARKSLGSANTAGQPVTLGSVSSARYDSEEATSMGSRTPGASTPLNGAGREANGSSNAVSNLLKEFEQRRQIFDDDAKALVEVKPGQSAANMNPEEDLRKLKHRFESWKKEYKARLRETKTKLHKIWHSEEEKRRRKWWGKIGSRAL, from the exons ATGATGGTTTCCGCGTCACCGTCGATGATAGCGAGGAGCTCATTGGAGGAAATGCTGGATTCGCTTCGGCGGAGAGATGAGGGCGAAAAGCCGAAGGAGTTGCCGCCGGCTTTGCCAGCTCGGCCACCTTCCAGGGCTCGGCTGCCATCAGCCCGCCGCTCTTTGCCCAACAACTTCAGGGTCGAAGGCGCAGAGCGCTCACTGGAGTGTTTGCCTAGTATGAACAAGAGAAAAGACGGGGACTTGGGGTTCAAGACAAGTAATTTTGGCGTGAAGAAGACGGAGAATGATCAAAATGTTGAGTCGCCATACGGCAGGTCACTGAAGGACTGTCGAATGAAGCCGGAGCAGAAGATTGCAAAGTCGGATTGCGATGACAACATTGGTTATTTCATCAAGAAG AAACTTCATGTTTGGTGTCGGCTACCTGGTGGGCTGTGGGAGTTAGGAACGATACAGTCAACTTCAGGGGACGCCGCCCTTGTTTCAGTCTCTAGTGGAAAT GTAATCAAAGTTTGCAGAGTTGATCTTTTACCTGCAAACCCAAATGTTCTCGAAGGTGTGGATGATCTTATCCAGCTTAGTTATTTGAATGAGCCTTCTGTACTTTACAATCTTCAATGTAGATATTCCCAGGATATGATTTAT AGCAAAGCTGGGCCAGTTTTGATTGCAATCAATCCTTTCAAAGATGTTCAAATTTATGGAGAAGATTTTGTCACAACTTATAGGCGGAAACTAACAGACAAACCTCATGTTTATGCTGTGGCAGACGCTGCTTATGATGAGATGATGGCAG ATGATGTAAATCAGTCCATAATCATAAG tggGGAAAGTGGAGCTGGGAAAACCGAGACAGCAAAAGTTGCAATGCAATACTTGGCTGATCTTGGTAGTGGCAGTTGTGGCACAGAGCATGCAAATGCAATCCTTCAGACCAATTGTATACTAGAAGCGTTTGGAAATGCAAAAACATGCAGAAATCACAATGCTAGTCGATTC GGGAAATTATTTGACATTCATTTTAGCACAGCAGGAAAAATATGTGGTGCTTCTATCCAAACAT TTTTTTTGGACAAG TCTAGAGTGACACAACTACAAAATGGTGAGAGGTCGTACCATGTCTTTTATCAACTCTGTGCTGGTGCTCCATCAACGCTAAAAG AGAGGCTAAACCTTAAAAGGGCTAGTGAGTACAAGTATCTTAATCAGAGTGATTGCTTGGAAATTGATGGTGTAGATGATGCGCGGAAGTTTCATATGCTCATG GAAGCGCTAGATGTTGTTCGAGTTTGTAAGGAAGATCAAGAACACGCGTTTTCATTGCTGGCTGCAGTGTTATGGCTGGGAAACATATCATTTCAATCAATTGACAATGAGAATCATGTAGAAGTGTTAGCTGATGAAG CTGTAACCATTGCTGCCATGCTGATGGGTTGTAGTTCTCAGGAACTGATTCTTTCCTTATCCACCCCCGAAATCCATGGTAGCAAGGATAGTATTGTCAAAAGATTGACACTGCGACAG GCAGTTGATGCAAGAGATGCATTGGCAAAATTTATCTATGTCAGCTTGTTTGACTGGCTTGTAGAACAAATTAACAAGTCACTTGCAGTGGGAAAATGCCGTACTGGGAGATCCATCAGTATACTTGATATTCACGGGTTTGAGTCATTCCAG AAGAACAGCTTTGAACAGATGTGCATTAATTATGCAAATGAAAGGCTGCAACAACATTTCAACCGACATTTATTTAAGCTTGAGCAGGAG GAATGTGAATTGGACGGGGTTGATTGGACTAAAGTTGATTTTCAAGACAACCGAGAATGCTTGAATCTGTTTGAGAAG AAACCTTTTGGGCTGCTATCCTTGTTGGATGAGGAATTGAACTTCCCCAAGGCAAATGATTTGACCCTTGCCAATAAATTTAAGCAACACTTGAATGCTAATTCTTGCTTCAAAGCAGAAAAAGCCAGCAGTTTCAGTATTTGTCATCTTGCTGGAGAG GTCCTATATGACACAAGTGGATTCTTGGACAAAAACAGAGATAAGTTGCCCTCTATTTTCTTCCAACTCCTGTCATCGTGCAGTTGCCGACTTCTGCAGTTGTTTACTTCCAAAGAGTTTAAGCAGTTCCAGAAACCAGAAAATTATTCGTGCCAGATGAATGCGTTGGACCCTTCAAAATCAAGCGCTGGTATTGAGTTCAAG GGTCAATTGTTTAAACTAATGCACCAGTTGGAGAGCAGCAAACCTCACTTCATTAGCTGCATAAAGCCAAACAGTAAGCAGCTTCCCGGCATGTATGAAGTAAACCTTGTTTTACAACAGCTCAGGTGTTGTGGAGTTTTGGAGGTTGTTAGGATATCACGATCTGGATATCCTACTAGAATGACACATCAAGAATTTGCTGGAAG GTATGGTTTTCTACTTTTGGAGGACGATTTACCTCAGGATCCATTAAGTCTATCCATTGCTATTCTAAAAAGATTCAGTGTCCTCCCTGAAATGTACCAAATTGGCTATACGAAAGTGTTTCTTAGAACGGGGCAG ATTGCATCGTTGGAGGATAAGCGAAAGAAAGTTCTGAGAGGAATAATTGGTGTCCAAAAATACTTCCGTGGTCACCGGGCTCGTTGTCACTTTGATCAACTTAAGGAAGGAGTCGCAAAGATACAATCAA ATGGTCTTTGTGAAAATACTGGAAGGAAACCAGGTGCTTGTGAAACTGTTGATGAGCGGCAAAATTTGAAGAGGTCACATCCTGAGAATGGGAAAGCTAAAAGGAAGGCCGGCAGGAAGATGTCAGAG GATTTGCCATCAGATTTGGCAGAGCTTCAAAGGCGGGTGCTTCAGGCTGAAGCAACTCTGGTGCGGAAGGAGGAGGAAAATGCTGAATTACAGGAGCAACTGCAACAATTTGAAACAAGATGGTCAGAATATGAATCAAAGATGAAATCGATGCAGGACGTGTGGCAGAAGCAGATGGTGTCTTTACAG ACGAGTCTTGCTGCGGCCAGAAAGAGTCTTGGATCTGCCAATACTGCTGGTCAACCTGTAACACTAGGTTCTGTTTCATCGGCCCGCTATGATTCTGAAGAAGCCACATCTATGGGATCTCGAACTCCTGGTGCAAGCACACCCCTCAATGGAGCAGGGCGTGAGGCTAATGGCAGCTCGAATGCAGTCAGCAATCTGTTGAAGGAATTTGAGCAGCGGAGACAGATATTCGATGATGATGCGAAAGCTCTGGTTGAGGTAAAACCTGGGCAGTCAGCTGCAAATATGAATCCTGAGGAAGATTTACGAAAACTTAAACACCGGTTTGAGTCCTGGAAGAAAGAGTACAAGGCAAGATTACGGGAGACAAAGACAAAGCTTCACAAAATTTGGCACTCAGAAGAGGAAAAACGGCGGAGAAAATGGTGGGGAAAGATAGGCTCAAGAGCATTGTAG
- the LOC103430057 gene encoding myosin-2 isoform X1 → MMVSASPSMIARSSLEEMLDSLRRRDEGEKPKELPPALPARPPSRARLPSARRSLPNNFRVEGAERSLECLPSMNKRKDGDLGFKTSNFGVKKTENDQNVESPYGRSLKDCRMKPEQKIAKSDCDDNIGYFIKKKLHVWCRLPGGLWELGTIQSTSGDAALVSVSSGNVIKVCRVDLLPANPNVLEGVDDLIQLSYLNEPSVLYNLQCRYSQDMIYSKAGPVLIAINPFKDVQIYGEDFVTTYRRKLTDKPHVYAVADAAYDEMMADDVNQSIIISGESGAGKTETAKVAMQYLADLGSGSCGTEHANAILQTNCILEAFGNAKTCRNHNASRFGKLFDIHFSTAGKICGASIQTFFLDKSRVTQLQNGERSYHVFYQLCAGAPSTLKERLNLKRASEYKYLNQSDCLEIDGVDDARKFHMLMEALDVVRVCKEDQEHAFSLLAAVLWLGNISFQSIDNENHVEVLADEAVTIAAMLMGCSSQELILSLSTPEIHGSKDSIVKRLTLRQAVDARDALAKFIYVSLFDWLVEQINKSLAVGKCRTGRSISILDIHGFESFQKNSFEQMCINYANERLQQHFNRHLFKLEQEECELDGVDWTKVDFQDNRECLNLFEKKPFGLLSLLDEELNFPKANDLTLANKFKQHLNANSCFKAEKASSFSICHLAGEVLYDTSGFLDKNRDKLPSIFFQLLSSCSCRLLQLFTSKEFKQFQKPENYSCQMNALDPSKSSAGIEFKGQLFKLMHQLESSKPHFISCIKPNSKQLPGMYEVNLVLQQLRCCGVLEVVRISRSGYPTRMTHQEFAGRYGFLLLEDDLPQDPLSLSIAILKRFSVLPEMYQIGYTKVFLRTGQIASLEDKRKKVLRGIIGVQKYFRGHRARCHFDQLKEGVAKIQSNADGLCENTGRKPGACETVDERQNLKRSHPENGKAKRKAGRKMSEVKDLPSDLAELQRRVLQAEATLVRKEEENAELQEQLQQFETRWSEYESKMKSMQDVWQKQMVSLQTSLAAARKSLGSANTAGQPVTLGSVSSARYDSEEATSMGSRTPGASTPLNGAGREANGSSNAVSNLLKEFEQRRQIFDDDAKALVEVKPGQSAANMNPEEDLRKLKHRFESWKKEYKARLRETKTKLHKIWHSEEEKRRRKWWGKIGSRAL, encoded by the exons ATGATGGTTTCCGCGTCACCGTCGATGATAGCGAGGAGCTCATTGGAGGAAATGCTGGATTCGCTTCGGCGGAGAGATGAGGGCGAAAAGCCGAAGGAGTTGCCGCCGGCTTTGCCAGCTCGGCCACCTTCCAGGGCTCGGCTGCCATCAGCCCGCCGCTCTTTGCCCAACAACTTCAGGGTCGAAGGCGCAGAGCGCTCACTGGAGTGTTTGCCTAGTATGAACAAGAGAAAAGACGGGGACTTGGGGTTCAAGACAAGTAATTTTGGCGTGAAGAAGACGGAGAATGATCAAAATGTTGAGTCGCCATACGGCAGGTCACTGAAGGACTGTCGAATGAAGCCGGAGCAGAAGATTGCAAAGTCGGATTGCGATGACAACATTGGTTATTTCATCAAGAAG AAACTTCATGTTTGGTGTCGGCTACCTGGTGGGCTGTGGGAGTTAGGAACGATACAGTCAACTTCAGGGGACGCCGCCCTTGTTTCAGTCTCTAGTGGAAAT GTAATCAAAGTTTGCAGAGTTGATCTTTTACCTGCAAACCCAAATGTTCTCGAAGGTGTGGATGATCTTATCCAGCTTAGTTATTTGAATGAGCCTTCTGTACTTTACAATCTTCAATGTAGATATTCCCAGGATATGATTTAT AGCAAAGCTGGGCCAGTTTTGATTGCAATCAATCCTTTCAAAGATGTTCAAATTTATGGAGAAGATTTTGTCACAACTTATAGGCGGAAACTAACAGACAAACCTCATGTTTATGCTGTGGCAGACGCTGCTTATGATGAGATGATGGCAG ATGATGTAAATCAGTCCATAATCATAAG tggGGAAAGTGGAGCTGGGAAAACCGAGACAGCAAAAGTTGCAATGCAATACTTGGCTGATCTTGGTAGTGGCAGTTGTGGCACAGAGCATGCAAATGCAATCCTTCAGACCAATTGTATACTAGAAGCGTTTGGAAATGCAAAAACATGCAGAAATCACAATGCTAGTCGATTC GGGAAATTATTTGACATTCATTTTAGCACAGCAGGAAAAATATGTGGTGCTTCTATCCAAACAT TTTTTTTGGACAAG TCTAGAGTGACACAACTACAAAATGGTGAGAGGTCGTACCATGTCTTTTATCAACTCTGTGCTGGTGCTCCATCAACGCTAAAAG AGAGGCTAAACCTTAAAAGGGCTAGTGAGTACAAGTATCTTAATCAGAGTGATTGCTTGGAAATTGATGGTGTAGATGATGCGCGGAAGTTTCATATGCTCATG GAAGCGCTAGATGTTGTTCGAGTTTGTAAGGAAGATCAAGAACACGCGTTTTCATTGCTGGCTGCAGTGTTATGGCTGGGAAACATATCATTTCAATCAATTGACAATGAGAATCATGTAGAAGTGTTAGCTGATGAAG CTGTAACCATTGCTGCCATGCTGATGGGTTGTAGTTCTCAGGAACTGATTCTTTCCTTATCCACCCCCGAAATCCATGGTAGCAAGGATAGTATTGTCAAAAGATTGACACTGCGACAG GCAGTTGATGCAAGAGATGCATTGGCAAAATTTATCTATGTCAGCTTGTTTGACTGGCTTGTAGAACAAATTAACAAGTCACTTGCAGTGGGAAAATGCCGTACTGGGAGATCCATCAGTATACTTGATATTCACGGGTTTGAGTCATTCCAG AAGAACAGCTTTGAACAGATGTGCATTAATTATGCAAATGAAAGGCTGCAACAACATTTCAACCGACATTTATTTAAGCTTGAGCAGGAG GAATGTGAATTGGACGGGGTTGATTGGACTAAAGTTGATTTTCAAGACAACCGAGAATGCTTGAATCTGTTTGAGAAG AAACCTTTTGGGCTGCTATCCTTGTTGGATGAGGAATTGAACTTCCCCAAGGCAAATGATTTGACCCTTGCCAATAAATTTAAGCAACACTTGAATGCTAATTCTTGCTTCAAAGCAGAAAAAGCCAGCAGTTTCAGTATTTGTCATCTTGCTGGAGAG GTCCTATATGACACAAGTGGATTCTTGGACAAAAACAGAGATAAGTTGCCCTCTATTTTCTTCCAACTCCTGTCATCGTGCAGTTGCCGACTTCTGCAGTTGTTTACTTCCAAAGAGTTTAAGCAGTTCCAGAAACCAGAAAATTATTCGTGCCAGATGAATGCGTTGGACCCTTCAAAATCAAGCGCTGGTATTGAGTTCAAG GGTCAATTGTTTAAACTAATGCACCAGTTGGAGAGCAGCAAACCTCACTTCATTAGCTGCATAAAGCCAAACAGTAAGCAGCTTCCCGGCATGTATGAAGTAAACCTTGTTTTACAACAGCTCAGGTGTTGTGGAGTTTTGGAGGTTGTTAGGATATCACGATCTGGATATCCTACTAGAATGACACATCAAGAATTTGCTGGAAG GTATGGTTTTCTACTTTTGGAGGACGATTTACCTCAGGATCCATTAAGTCTATCCATTGCTATTCTAAAAAGATTCAGTGTCCTCCCTGAAATGTACCAAATTGGCTATACGAAAGTGTTTCTTAGAACGGGGCAG ATTGCATCGTTGGAGGATAAGCGAAAGAAAGTTCTGAGAGGAATAATTGGTGTCCAAAAATACTTCCGTGGTCACCGGGCTCGTTGTCACTTTGATCAACTTAAGGAAGGAGTCGCAAAGATACAATCAA ATGCAGATGGTCTTTGTGAAAATACTGGAAGGAAACCAGGTGCTTGTGAAACTGTTGATGAGCGGCAAAATTTGAAGAGGTCACATCCTGAGAATGGGAAAGCTAAAAGGAAGGCCGGCAGGAAGATGTCAGAGGTGAAG GATTTGCCATCAGATTTGGCAGAGCTTCAAAGGCGGGTGCTTCAGGCTGAAGCAACTCTGGTGCGGAAGGAGGAGGAAAATGCTGAATTACAGGAGCAACTGCAACAATTTGAAACAAGATGGTCAGAATATGAATCAAAGATGAAATCGATGCAGGACGTGTGGCAGAAGCAGATGGTGTCTTTACAG ACGAGTCTTGCTGCGGCCAGAAAGAGTCTTGGATCTGCCAATACTGCTGGTCAACCTGTAACACTAGGTTCTGTTTCATCGGCCCGCTATGATTCTGAAGAAGCCACATCTATGGGATCTCGAACTCCTGGTGCAAGCACACCCCTCAATGGAGCAGGGCGTGAGGCTAATGGCAGCTCGAATGCAGTCAGCAATCTGTTGAAGGAATTTGAGCAGCGGAGACAGATATTCGATGATGATGCGAAAGCTCTGGTTGAGGTAAAACCTGGGCAGTCAGCTGCAAATATGAATCCTGAGGAAGATTTACGAAAACTTAAACACCGGTTTGAGTCCTGGAAGAAAGAGTACAAGGCAAGATTACGGGAGACAAAGACAAAGCTTCACAAAATTTGGCACTCAGAAGAGGAAAAACGGCGGAGAAAATGGTGGGGAAAGATAGGCTCAAGAGCATTGTAG